The following are encoded in a window of Primulina eburnea isolate SZY01 chromosome 4, ASM2296580v1, whole genome shotgun sequence genomic DNA:
- the LOC140830681 gene encoding type IV inositol polyphosphate 5-phosphatase 7-like has protein sequence MKDEHTKKSKLSWSRKLIRKWFNIKCKNEDCEADGAVHGGGDAESRNSFSEREPSSIKNIRTENSTKNIERSFSRSRSRSRRGRGYLDHPQIINIQNYSVFASTWNVAGKSPPSNMNLDDWLHSAPPADIYVLGFQEIVPLNASNILVAEDNGPAKKWLALIKRTLNNAPGACGGNVCYTPSPIPDPVAEWNADFEGSTRHKASTFFPRRSFQTPQGWRMENDMSTPQPRLDRRFSVCDRVIFGHRTSDFEPSTRWGYRPSDSSSSQRPSDYSSGHRPSDYSSSRRPSDYSWGQRTSDFSRWGSDEDYLPGESPSTVLHSPMSYSTYAQGEDPYTMPGHARYCLAASKQMVGVFLTVWVRNELREHVRNIKVSCVGRGLMGYLGNKGSISVSMLLHQTSLCFVCSHLTSGQKEGDEIRRNADVVEILRKTRFPRVNGINEEKSPETILEHDRIIWIGDLNYRIALPYRSAKALIEMQNWRALLEKDQLRIEQRRGRVFDGWREGKIYFPPTYKYSHNSDRYAGDDMHPKEKRRTPAWCDRILWYGTGLQQLSYVRGESRFSDHRPVSSVFCTEVESVPNRLRKSMSYSSSRIEAEQLFPYSHGYTELCFF, from the exons ATGAAAGATGAACATACCAAGAAAAGCAAG CTCTCATGGTCAAGGAAACTGATCAGGAAATGGTTCAATATCAAATGCAAAAACGAGGACTGTGAAGCTGATGGAGCGGTTCATGGAG GCGGGGATGCGGAGTCGAGGAACAGCTTTTCTGAAAGGGAACCATCTTCAATCAAGAATATTAGAACTG AAAACTCAACCAAAAATATAGAGCGTTCCTTTTCTCGTTCACGTTCTCGATCCAGGCGAGGGAGAGGCTATCTTGATCACCCTCAGATTATAAATATTCAGAACTATAG TGTCTTCGCATCTACCTGGAACGTGGCAGGAAAATCACCACCGAGCAATATGAACTTAGATGATTGGCTACATTCAGCACCTCCGGCTGACATATATGTACTTGG TTTTCAAGAAATAGTCCCTCTGAATGCTAGTAACATTCTCGTCGCTGAGGACAATGGTCCTGCCAAAAAGTGGCTTGCCCTTATAAAAAGAACACTAAACAATGCTCCTGGTGCTTGTGGAGGCAATGTGTGCTATACACCATCACCTATCCCTGATCCCGTTGCCGAGTGGAATGCGGATTTCGAAGGTTCTACCAGACATAAAGCCTCGACTTTCTTTCCTCGTAGATCCTTCCAGACGCCACAAGGCTGGAGAATGGAGAACGATATGTCAACCCCACAACCTCGGCTGGACAGGAGGTTTAGTGTGTGTGACCGAGTAATTTTTGGTCATCGGACTAGTGACTTTGAGCCAAGTACGAGATGGGGTTACAGGCCAAGCGATTCTTCTTCTAGCCAGAGGCCGAGCGACTACTCCTCTGGTCATCGACCGAGCGACTATTCTTCAAGTCGAAGGCCAAGTGACTATTCTTGGGGTCAGAGGACAAGTGATTTCTCAAGATGGGGGTCGGATGAGGATTATTTGCCTGGGGAATCACCGAGTACAGTGCTGCATTCACCAATGTCATACAGCACTTATGCACAGGGGGAAGATCCGTACACAATGCCTGGACATGCAAGATACTGTTTAGCGGCAAGCAAGCAAATGGTTGGTGTTTTTCTCACGGTTTGGGTTCGAAACGAGCTGCGGGAACATGTTCGGAATATAAAGGTTTCTTGTGTTGGTAGAGGATTGATGGGATATCTTGGTAATAAG GGATCCATTTCCGTGAGCATGTTGCTGCATCAGACCAGCCTTTGCTTTGTGTGCAGTCACTTGACGTCTGGTCAGAAGGAAGGAGACGAGATTCGAAGAAATGCTGATGTTGTGGAGATCCTAAGGAAAACGAGATTCCCACGAGTTAATGGTATCAACGAGGAGAAATCACCAGAGACAATCCTTGAACACGA TCGAATTATTTGGATCGGAGATCTAAACTATCGAATTGCACTGCCATACCGTTCAGCCAAAGCACTTATTGAAATGCAAAACTGGAGAGCATTATTAGAGAAAGATCAA CTTCGGATCGAGCAGAGACGAGGTCGAGTATTTGATGGGTGGAGGGAAGGGAAGATATATTTCCCACCAACGTATAAGTATTCTCATAATTCAGACAGATATGCAGGTGATGATATGCACCCCAAAGAGAAACGAAGGACGCCTGCATG GTGTGACAGAATTTTGTGGTATGGCACTGGCCTTCAACAATTATCATACGTTCGTGGAGAATCCAGGTTTTCAGATCATAGGCCGGTTTCCAGCGTGTTTTGCACGGAAGTTGAGTCTGTCCCCAATCGGTTGAGGAAAAGTATGAGCTATTCTAGCTCCAGAATCGAGGCGGAGCAACTGTTTCCATACTCACATGGTTACACTGAACTCTGCTTTTTTTGA